The following coding sequences lie in one Mycobacterium sp. DL440 genomic window:
- a CDS encoding enoyl-CoA hydratase/isomerase family protein codes for MTDTTSLSTIEFHVGDHVATVALNRPEKLNSFTEQMAADLATVWARVRDDDDIHVAVLQANGERAFCTGIDVAQGTWWKHKSVFNQEDPGELLGPKAHKVWKPVIAALHGIVAGGAMYFVNECDFSICAETTTFFDPHANAGIVSALEPMGMLPLGVPYGEVMRWALLGSEERMTAQTALRIGIVTEIVPDDQLRSRAAELATEIAARRPAGIQGTVRAMWEARDLPPTIAARHGKFYTDLGNAGAVPDSLNNKKKPRTR; via the coding sequence GTGACCGACACGACCAGCCTGAGCACCATCGAGTTTCACGTGGGCGACCACGTCGCCACCGTGGCGCTCAACCGTCCCGAGAAGTTGAACAGCTTCACCGAACAGATGGCTGCCGATCTCGCCACGGTGTGGGCCCGGGTCCGCGACGACGACGACATCCACGTCGCAGTGCTACAAGCCAACGGTGAGCGCGCCTTCTGCACCGGCATCGACGTCGCCCAGGGGACTTGGTGGAAACACAAGTCCGTCTTCAACCAGGAGGATCCGGGCGAGCTGCTGGGACCGAAGGCGCACAAGGTGTGGAAGCCGGTGATCGCCGCACTGCACGGCATCGTCGCCGGCGGTGCGATGTACTTCGTCAACGAATGTGACTTCTCGATCTGCGCCGAGACCACCACGTTCTTCGACCCTCACGCCAACGCGGGCATCGTCTCTGCACTGGAGCCGATGGGGATGCTTCCCCTCGGCGTGCCCTATGGCGAGGTGATGCGCTGGGCCCTACTGGGCAGCGAGGAACGGATGACAGCTCAGACCGCACTGCGGATCGGCATTGTCACCGAGATCGTCCCCGACGACCAACTCCGGTCGCGGGCAGCCGAATTGGCCACCGAGATCGCCGCGCGACGGCCCGCCGGCATCCAGGGAACGGTGCGCGCCATGTGGGAGGCGCGGGACCTGCCTCCGACGATCGCTGCACGGCACGGCAAGTTCTACACCGACTTGGGCAATGCCGGCGCCGTCCCCGATTCGCTCAACAACAAGAAGAAGCCGCGAACTCGATGA